Below is a window of uncultured Flavobacterium sp. DNA.
TAACCATTACCGCATCTTTGCCTTATCAAAATGAAATTTATAAATAAATAAAAAATATAATTATGTGTGGAATCGTTTGTGCCTTCGATCTAAAGCAAAAAGCTGAAACCTTGAGACCTCAAGTATTAGAAATGTCTAAAATCATTCGTCACCGTGGACCGGACTGGAGCGGAATTTATAGCAATGATAAAGCAATTTTATCTCATGAGCGTTTAGCAATTGTTGATCCAGCTTCAGGAAAACAACCTTTGTTTACAGAAGATAAAAAATTGGTTTTGGCTGCAAACGGTGAAATCTACAACCACAGAGAATTGCGTAAACAATTTGAAGGAAAATATAACTTTCAAACTGAAAGTGACTGCGAAGTTATCTTGGCTCTTTACAGAGAAAAAGGTCCTCATTTTGTAGATGAAATGAACGGAATCTTCGGATTTGCAATTTATGATGTTGAGAGAGATGAGTATTTTATTGCTCGTGACCACATGGGAATTATTCCGTTATACATTGGCTGGGATCAGGACGGAACTTTTTACGTTGCTTCTGAATTGAAAGCTCTTGAAGGATATTGTACAAAAATTCAATTGTTTCCTCCGGGACATTATATGACTAGCAAAGACGGTGAATTTGTACAATGGTACAAAAGAGACTGGACTGAATATGATGCTGTAAAAGATAACGAAACAAGCATTCCTGAAATCAAAAAAGCACTTGAAGCTGCGGTTCACAGACAATTGATGAGTGATGTTCCTTACGGAGTTTTACTTTCAGGAGGTTTAGATTCGTCTATTACTTCGGCTGTAGCCAAAAAATATGCACAAAAACGTATTGAGTCAGATGATACAACAGATGCCTGGTATCCGCAATTACACTCTTTTTCGGTAGGACTTGAAGGTTCTCCTGATTTAGCGGCTGCTCAGGTTGTTGCAAAGCATATCGGAACAATTCACCACGAAATTAAATTTACAATTCAGGAAGGTTTAGATGCTGTTCGTGATGTAATTTATAACTTAGAAACTTATGATGTAACTACTGTTAGAGCCTCAACTCCAATGTGGTTAATGGCAAGAGTTATCAAATCAATGGGAATCAAAATGGTGCTATCTGGTGAAGGTGCAGATGAGTTGTTCGGAGGATATTTATACTTCCACAAAGCACCAAATGCTAGAGAATTTCACGAAGAAAACGTTCGTAAATTAGGTAAACTACATATGTATGATTGTTTGCGTGCAAACAAAAGTTTAGCTGCGTGGGGAATTGAAGGACGTGTTCCATTCCTTGATAAAGAGTTTATGGATGTGGCGATGAGAATCAACCCACAAGATAAAATGATTAACAAAGAACACCCAATGGAAAAATGGGTAGTTCGTAAAGCATTTGAAGATATGTTGCCGGAAAGTGTGGCATGGAGACAAAAAGAACAATTCTCAGATGGAGTAGGATATAGCTGGATTGATACTTTGAAAGAAGTAGTTGCAGAAGCGGTTTCAGATGAGCAATTGGCAAATGCGAGATATAAATTCCCATTGCAAACACCAACTTCAAAAGAAGAATATTACTATCGTTCAATTTTTGCAGAACATTTCCCAAGTGATGCGGCAGCTTTATGTGTGCCTCAGGAAGCAAGTGTGGCTTGTAGTACAAAAATTGCTTTGGAGTGGGATGAAGCTTTCAAAAACATGAACGATCCATCTGGAAGAGCAGTGGCAAGTGTTCATGATGATGCTTACGCTAAAGTATAAAAGTTAAATTTTTAGAATTAGTATATATATTGTAGAAGAACGTTCTCGATTGAGGACGTTTTTCTTGTCTTAAATTGTTAAATTATATAATTACAGCTACTTAAAAATATTTTTCGGTAATTATTTAACTTAACTTTTTTATATTTGACATTCGTCGAAAGAAAATTAGATCACTTTGATTATAAAGGTGTTATCGACGAAAAGCAGGAATTAGTTTTTAGTTTTCTGCAAATTACAATGATTTTTATACGCTGGTACACGTTATTTGGTACGTGATCAGAAAACAGAATAAATAAAAAAATAGAATAGTATGTCTGGATTATTAGCCGTTATTGGTAAAGGAAAAGACCCGCAACTCGTAAAAGAGCTTTCTAAAAGAATGTCGCATCGCGGTCCTGATGAAAATGATTTGCAAATTATGGAAAATGGCAGCATAATTAGTCATGAAAGTTTGTCGATTATTGATTTAAAGTCTGGAAAACAACCTATTCAGGGAACTAAAAAAGCCTGGATGGTTCATGATGGAGAAATTTATAATTATCAGGAATTAAAAGATACCGTTTTAAAAGATCATACGTTTAGAACAAAATCAGATTCTGAAGTAATCGTGCATTTGTATGAAGAATTTGGAAATGATTTTTGCAATATGCTTGATGGAGATTTCGCTTTTGTAGTTATAGATGGCGACAACTATATTGCAGGACGAGACCCAATTGGAGTAAAACCTTTGTATTATGGTTTAGATGAAAGAGGAAGAATTTATTTTTCGTCTGAAATGAAATCAATCGCTGATCAATGTAAAACATTTTCAACTTTTCCTCCAGGACATTATTATACACCAAAAAAGGGGTTTGTAAAATATTACCGACCGGAATATGAGGATTATGAAAATGCTACTCAAGATCTTGATTTAGATTTGATCAGAGATACATTTACAGAAGCAGTTCGTAAACGATTAATGAGCGAAATGCCAGTTGGTGC
It encodes the following:
- the asnB gene encoding asparagine synthase B; this encodes MCGIVCAFDLKQKAETLRPQVLEMSKIIRHRGPDWSGIYSNDKAILSHERLAIVDPASGKQPLFTEDKKLVLAANGEIYNHRELRKQFEGKYNFQTESDCEVILALYREKGPHFVDEMNGIFGFAIYDVERDEYFIARDHMGIIPLYIGWDQDGTFYVASELKALEGYCTKIQLFPPGHYMTSKDGEFVQWYKRDWTEYDAVKDNETSIPEIKKALEAAVHRQLMSDVPYGVLLSGGLDSSITSAVAKKYAQKRIESDDTTDAWYPQLHSFSVGLEGSPDLAAAQVVAKHIGTIHHEIKFTIQEGLDAVRDVIYNLETYDVTTVRASTPMWLMARVIKSMGIKMVLSGEGADELFGGYLYFHKAPNAREFHEENVRKLGKLHMYDCLRANKSLAAWGIEGRVPFLDKEFMDVAMRINPQDKMINKEHPMEKWVVRKAFEDMLPESVAWRQKEQFSDGVGYSWIDTLKEVVAEAVSDEQLANARYKFPLQTPTSKEEYYYRSIFAEHFPSDAAALCVPQEASVACSTKIALEWDEAFKNMNDPSGRAVASVHDDAYAKV